Within Sorghum bicolor cultivar BTx623 chromosome 2, Sorghum_bicolor_NCBIv3, whole genome shotgun sequence, the genomic segment attttgttatgtatctagacaccGTTGTCGTCGGAACCCTAGACACCACCGGCTTCTTTCTTCTTCATCTCTGACCTCGCGTTGGTGACCTCCCCCCTCATCTTCTTCATTGAGACTGCGTTGGTGACCTTGCGTTGGTGACCTGGCACACGTGTATGGGCCAGCCTGCGTCGTGCAGTCGCACACTAGCGTGAACGATCGGCTGAAATTACTACCTGTGTCGCACACTACCTGCGTCGTGCAGTCGCACACTAGTGTTCTGTGGCAGTTctgttcgctggtctgaaaagtcatagctgaaattattattgactgatttattataaaagaaaaatactgctagCTGAAAAAATACGGCTGATAAGAGCAAACCTCTGGAACCGAGACAACCTAGGCCTTGTGGGCTGTGGCATTTGGCCTATCCGCACATGGGCTTTGCTAGGCCGGCTGCTATAACTGTAGTGAAAGTGGCGTCTGCTTTCGAGTGCGCCAAATGGGTCTACCAATGTGGACCCTAAACCCAGTCCGCGGTAGCAGAAGCAGGGTGGTGCCTTCTCCTGCAACTGCGATCTATCACAGTCACAGCACTGCACCACCACCCGTGCCGTGATTGTGATTTGCTGATTCATTGATtccggaaaaagtctacataaccccccaaactatctaaGGTAAAATACTTCATccccaaactataaaaccggatattttaccccctgaactttcaaaaccggtcaaataaccccctaaagtggttttagagggtggttttgtctttttcttttttatttatttccgctgaatctttgaaaaaccataataaatcacaaaaaaatcataaaatgaaaaatttaattttgttggacttctgatgagtagatctacacaagaatatataatatggtatactttagtacaaagtttttgttgtagatttaaatctatgtttttctataattaaaaagaataattcatatatgtagttcctatggttcaattgtggtaaattttttatggtgggctcattattgtatgcttgaactatggtaaaagtttcgtatccattggatcaagtataatttagttatagatttatttagctttattcttgtcaaatctatgctttatctataactaagttatatgtgatccaatgagtatgaaatttttaccatagttcaagcatacaataatgagcctaccataaaaagtttacaacaattggaccataggaactacatatatgaattattctaattaattacagaaaaacatagatttaaagctatagAAAAAACTTTTtactaaagtatatcatattatatattcactacgtagatctactcatcaggagtctaacaaaattgaattttttattttatgatttttctgtgatttatcatgatttttcaaagattcagcggaaataaataaaaaagaaaaagacaaaaccaccctctaaaaccactcgagagggttatttgaccggttttgaaagttcagggggtagaatatTCGGTTTTATAGTTTGAGGGGTGAAGTATTccaccctagatagtttgggggTTATGTAGGCTTTTTCCATTCCAATATCCATGTTTCGGCCGGCGATGGGTGACCAATACTGGCGTAGCACGAGTCCACATGGATATCATTTTACCACTGCGTAGGTTAAATCATTTCAAAAACGCATATGCAACCCACACAAGCGACAAAATTAAGAGATACCCAATACAACGGTGAGGAGAAGACgaccttgggccttgtttagttcccaaaatattttacaaatttttcacactccttatcacatcgaatcttacggtacatgtatagagcattaaatatagataaaagaaataactaattacacagtttacctataatttgcgagacgaatcttttaaacctagttagtccataattagataatatttatcaaatacaaacgaaagtgctactatttctattttgcaaaaaaaattagaagtaaacaaagccCTAACTGTCCATTTAGATCCTTGGAATTAAATTTATTCTAATAATTACAATTTAAACATAGATTAACTAAGCTAATATAATTCTATATTTATTGTTAGGCATATAGGAGACATATTTATATGTTAATTTCTGTTGTAGAAAGATGAGTTGAAGAATGTGTTATAAGTTAGAGAATAAAATTATAGCATAGTGATCTATataatccatttccatctctcaCACTATGAATTTGAGATATGCTTATTTGTAAAGTTATATAAGTTATGGGATATCAAATATCAAGCCAAATAGCCTAATACATTATGTAAATTTCAATTCCTCCAAAATAAAGAGATCCAATGTTAGCCGATGTGCATGATCGATTCTGGCCTTCACCTACTCTTACCACGCGTTTGCGGTTTGCTTGCCTCTTTTGTCAACTTTGCACTGTTGCCAACCATTGATCAAGTCAGCGCACTGTAGCTCATGTTTTAAAAAATGGTCAAAGAAAGAGCAATGATGCAAATTTGGGTTCAAAAAAATTGGGCAGATATGCAGCTTATGATCAAAGTTAAGGCAGCACAACTGCAAAAGGCCAAAGATTCATCATAACAATGGCATTAAGAAGCTGAAATTGCCCAGCAGATTACACAACCTTAATAGCAGCCAAACCAGCAACCGTTTCATCCCATATCTTTAGCAACCACCGTGCAAATTGTAATGAACCAAGTCTGCTTGTACTCGATCTCGGTGGTTCACAGATATCTGGGAGATTAAACTAGACATATATAAGATATATAGAAACCAGGTGCGGAAGCTGTTTCCTGAGTCACCATGGAAGGACATGAGTTGCTGGCGTCTTTAGAAGAATGTCCCCTCCGGAGGCTGTACTAGCTTGCGGTTCTGTGGGGATGCCATCTCTTTCTTGAGATGGGTTAGGATGTATTCCATTGTGTACTCACGCTGCCAGTTTCCCAGAACACTAAACTTCTTCGGGTCAACCTACATGACCTCAACCACAGCAAAATCAGAGAAGGTATCCCAAATATCAAACCACAACCACACAAAGACAGAAAGAGGTTACCACTCCAGTTTCATGATTAACACATGTCAAGTTTATTCTTGAATGAAATCGAACAGATGGTGGCTTCTCGGGGTAGTCCTTGTCACAGAACAACTTCAGCTGGTAGATGCGACCCTCATGGACAGTCTTGACAGATCAAGAAAGAAAATATATTAAGACAAGTCGACATCGACTGAAATATGCAATACAAATGTAGGAAAGTGCAACTTCATCAGGGTCAAAAAGAAGTGCAGCTTTATTGCAGGTTTCATGTAAATAGAAGCAAGTTGAACTGCTATAGTGCATTTCATCATAGAAGTCACATGTTGGCAGTACTCTGCAAGCATGTACTGGCATTTAAGCATGTCACATGATGGCCTTTGTTTGTTGCCTTTGTTATTAGTTCTTTCCCTCCAAACAATAACTAAGATAAGCGGCAACatttaaggccctgtttggttccctcCTATAAACTTTAGtccttatcacatcgaatgtttggatacatgcatgaagtattaaatatagattatttacgaaactaaaaacacagctagagaataatttgcgagacgattttttaagcctaattagtccatgattggacctaattgctatagttacaaatgtgctacagtacctattaaactttagtacctccaaccaaacaccccctaagaaCACTGATAAACACAGAAGGATTCTTTTCATACTTAAAAGCAGAGCAAGAAACCCCACACAGTAGCCAGCTACCAGTCCAAACTTTGGTTGGAATTTTTCTGTACTACTACAAAATTATAATTGACATGTTTCACCAACGCACAGTACTTCTCAAAAATGCAAAACAACAACAAGGTGGCTTCAAGATCATGGAAAAATTGCACCAAGTTTTTTTACTCTGGCTTCTAGTAAGGAAATGGCGAAATAATAGATTTAGTAGAGATACTATAATCTCACATTATGTGGGCCAATAATAGTGCCAGTCCATGATCGCATGTAGATGTCATCTGCATCATCCATTCCATAGCTCACTGTACCATCTCCAATGCCCTTCTCTCCACGCTCAAGCTCTTCTAGGAGCCTGAAGTTCCGAGGAACTGTGGCCAGTTTACAGAttaataatcaacaaataagaaGTGATTCAATATATTCTGATTGGTAATATAATGGACACTCGTTCCCAATGAAAACAGTTTGCACTGTCGTTGAACAAACAATAAGCTAATAGTTATGCTACAATATACATTATACTTGTGCAACTTGTCAATACTGTTGTTATGCTtagacaagaaaaaaaaaggcacaACAGGCTCATTGAGATTGTTCTATTGATGAAAAGTGCATAGTAGGTCAGTTACTGGTTTCTTGTGAGACAAGAGAAAGGCATAGTTGCATAGAGCTATCGCCAAGCAAAGCTTAACATGAGACAACAATTGAACAATCAAAAGCTTCAGAAATATAATGAGAGAATATTTAGTAAAGTGCTCATAAACTATGCAGTTTTTTTGTAATGTTAAAAAGTAAAAACAAGTACTTAACACATGGCAACTCAGACAGACTCGACCAATTGAATTGACTCAACATCCAATACCAGGAGACTTGTGAGTTGTAATGACTATATGCTACACCCAGAAACAAAAGCAACAATAGAGAGCCATGACAGTCTCAATGAGCTCTATGTTCAAAGCCTCAGATGTGCATATATACAATGTGCAAGATGCATAACGAATCAGATTTAGATTTTTCCTTTCTACGTGGTGGTGGCTTACCCTTACAGTCAGCCAAATAGGTAGATTCATGCCACATGACTATTCTAATAAATCCTAATGATGCAAGGAATCGCATGACTGTTCTCACAAATCCTGATGATGCAAGGAATATTCACATTGTCAAGAACAGGTGCAGTGAAGTGACCATTTGCGCAGAACAAAGATGCAGAGCATGACTGGAATACGCTTTGTGGCCTGTGCAGCAGAAGCCAACTGTGTAATCCTTGGACTAAACTCTGGTGTGGAGGTACCTAGTGCCACTATGATTATCTGCTTGGCCAAAAGCAAAGGGAAGCATCAGCACATACTCCAATCGGATGCAATATACGTCGTGTGCTGCACCTTTCTTGCTCCTCCAAATCAATTCCACAATCCACACATCAACCGATTCAATCCAGCAACAATCCTACCACCGGCAGACGGGATCGACTAGTACCTCGCGACAAGCACGTCGCTGCCGCCTGATCAATCACCCGAAACAGAATTCCCCACATCCATTCTACCCCCAACTGTGCATATTCCGTCCGTCCACGCAGCAAGAGACGCCAGATGCAGAACTACCGCAATACCGTCTCCCGATAAAAGATCAGACGTGATCGAATCGCTCGATTCCTGTCTATCCGCGGGGCTAAAAGAAAGATCGcgggaaaaaaatatatagtcgGGGCAAAAGAAAAGGGAGGCGCGAGTAGGAAGGAGGAAGATTGCTCACCGACGACGCCGGATCCGGCGGCCGAGCTTCCCGGCGTCATCGCCGACCGGCCGATCGATCGAGGGGGTGGGCGaggccgagagagagagagagagatggggTTGGGCTTGGGGTTTCTTTCGCTCGGCTTCGGCGAAGAAAGGGAAAGTTCCACGCGCACCTTTTTTTTGCCTCTCTTTCACGGAAAAATGGAATGCAATTTCTTTCACGGCAGGGGCGGATAACCTCCATCTGATACGAAATCAACCGCTCGGAATGGACGTGACCTGTATAAAAATCGAAAACCTGGCTTGCGAATCAGATTCCGAAGGAATAATCTTTGATTGTAGGTACACCCTGCGTTAAAAAAAATCGTACTCCAATAGAGTTTTTCCCCCTAGATTATCAACTTAAAGTTTAATAAATCTATCTATATGCGAAAATCAACACTAAAAATAcattaaattaattaaaaaatatgttttcatagtAATCTATATGGAGATTATATTATTGTTTCTATAAATTTAGGAAACTTtactttattttatttattttttggctttgtttagatgcatAGAACTAACTTTTGCTCTAGTCTATCCAAACAAGGGTCTTTTAGGTGGGCTAATTAGTAAGCTCATAACTAATTGTTAACCAACTAGCAACTAAGGTctagtttagttccgaaaaatttttggatttcgatactgttgcattttcgtttttatttgacaaatattatctaattatggactacctAGGCTTAAAAGAGTCATCTCGCCATTTAcagggcaaactgtgcaattagtttttgtttttcatctatatttaatgttccatgcatatgccacaagattcgatgtgacggaaaattttgaaaagtttttggtttttgaggtgaactaaacaaggcctaatttcaACAAATTTAAACTATTTTTTAGTCCTAACTAGTAAATAGTCGTAGCTGATCTAAACAGGTCATCTGATCCTAAAATTATATTTCTTTTGGGACTAGGGGTGTACATGCTAATTATACACCTAGCACTTTTAAGAGCCGTTTAAGTACTATTTGAAGCTGTTCTTATGGAGTGATTTTGTGTTTAACATAGAGATTCGTTTGGAAGTGAAGCATGAAAAATGGTGTTCTCGGCTCTCAACTTATCACTTCTTATCTTTGGCCAAAGTCATCCTAAAATTAGCATGACGGCTAGTTTACTAGACCTCCTTACAATATACTGTTAACAAAAACCTTTTCACACAAAAACTTTAGCTACAAAATATCTTCGCTAGGGCTGGCCAGACCTCTCCCTAAGTTATTACAATCTCCACTCGAAATATTTGAATTCTATTATTACGTATCCTTTGCTAGCATGGTAGGGCGCGCTCCGCTGCGTTCCTAAAGTTATTttaagtcaaatttttaaaactttaatcaaatttctagaaaaacatTGTGTTCTAGACTAGCAGGGACGCTAGACTCTTGCCCCAGCGCCACTGCCACCACCCCcgtccactacaccacaacaccaaGATTAGCGATGGACGATCTGACGCTAAAACCCGCTACAGTGACGGACGATCTGACGCAATAAAGTTACAGCGACAGACTTTCACAGACGTTGTAAGTCCTGTCGCTAAAAATTTTCAGCGACAGATAGTCTGTTGCAATGAATATTTACAGCGACAGATGGTTTGTTACTACTGTTTAGCGACACACAATCAGTTGTCACCCATTTATCGACAGATCATCCAACACTCCATGCATTTATAGCGATAGACTGTTCAACAGAATAAatgaatatatataaaaaaataaatacaatttTTAGCAAATATCAGGCATAATATAGTGCCAACATGTGACACGAAGATACACAAACACATAACACATGCAAGACAATACATATAACATCCAGTTTGTCTTGTATACTCTGAGCACATCACATCCAGAGTGTTAAGCACCAAAATAATTACATAAATGCACACCTCAACCAATACAGTAGTTTGTGTTTCACATCCTAAAGTTTGTGCATACGATCATTTCTAGGAACTCAAAAACCAAAAGGAATGACTTGCCAAAAGTAGAGCACATCCATCAGATTATAAGGAGAATCATTTTCCAGACACTCAAGCCAAAGGCTAGTGTAGAGCACTTCCTGGAAAATATAACCATGGAATTAGCAAGTGTAGACAAGTTATTGAAAACTGATGTACAGATTGAGTTATCAATTTAACTTTCAGTTAAGTTTAGATTTCAGTTGTAAAATATCCCATCAACTAAGAGAAACATGCTTCTAGTTTGTGCCTAGCAGAAATTACAGccaagagaaaaaggaaacaacAGCTCTGCTCTTATTCAAATAAACAAAACTCTAGCATTAATTTCAGCTAAGAGAAAAATGGAAGAGCAGATCTGCTCTTATTTAGATAAACAAAACTCTAGTCCATTGATGGTTCTTTGCTTTGCTATGTCCTAAAATCATCACTTCTATAGTAGTACAGGCATACAACAGTGAGTTAAATTATTACTTCAGGATGAAACAAAATGTTAGTAATTGCCTTCCAATTATATTTCTATAAGCTGAATTTAGTCCCTAGGTTTTTACAACTTGTCATAGTTTTGTGTACAACTTGATGAATGTAAATTAGGGACATACCTGCAGTGCCCTTGAGAGGTCTAGATGCCTTGTTGCCATCTTTTTTCTTGCATTCCTTTATCTATCACAGATAGAATTAATTAAGAACATTGGTCATGCATCACAAATCAAAGCAAAATGAAAATGATGTCAAGTCTTGTTTATTACTTTATTGTAAGGTCATGCAATGGTCATCTTGAGAGCACTACCCATAGTCGTCATGTCCCCATAAGGCCGAGGCAACATAGCATCCCTTTTTATCACAACATTAACAACTACTTCACAGTATTCATTCCCAAGAGGCTGGCCTCCTACCATGGTATTTGGATTAGTCGAAATGACTGTTCCCCTAGCTACAGCTAATTCAGATCTTAATATAGTAAATAATATCACATCTTTTCCAACATGAAATTAATGATACACCCATAAgaattctaaagcaaggaacatATATGAAACCACAAAAGAATATAAGAACACAAAAAGATTACTAAGTCATCATTTGTAAAGCGAGGAAGGATATCATTTGGTGTGGTAGTGTGTTAATAGCTGATCGGGCTGCAACAGGCCTAGAGGGCAGCAAGCTCTCTTCCATTACAACCTGAAATAAATGATGCACTCATGAGAACTATATCACATGGAACATATTTGAAATCACAACTAAATACTGCAGCAGCATGGCAAGATTACATGTGTATCATTTGCTAAGTAAGGGTGGATATCAGTTGTTGATGCAGTAGTCATGTTCATAGTTGTTCGGGCTACAACAGGCCTTAGAGGGGGCAAGCTCTCTTCCACTTGAACCTGGAATAACGATGCACTCATGAGAATTGTAATGCAAGGAACAAATTCAAAATCACAATCAAATACTTTGCAGGGGCATACGAAGTTTATTACATGTGTATCATTTGTAAAGGAAGGGCGAACATTTGTTGCTGTTGTAATGTTCATAGTTGATCGGGCTGTAGCATTCCTACTGGGTAGCAAGTTCTCATCCTCCTCACCATACTGATCATAGTCTCCATCCTCTACATAATTATCATATTCTTCACGACGAGGAGCATTATGTGCCTCATCAATATGTTCTTCAGGTATTGGACTCTATACAAGAATTAGAACAATAATATTTATTAGCCGCTACTAGTGAATGTATGTGGACATTAAGACATGTAAAGAGATAATTTAGTTCGAGTTCTTTACCGTATACTGTTGTGAATTAGAGCCATGCTGCGATAGGACTTCaacatttgtccttccttgtccCATCCTTTCCTCTTCCAATTCCACAATTCGTTGCTCAAGGATTTTGTTCTTACTTTCAGCTTTTTGTCAAGCCCAAATTTCCATTTGCATCCTTGTTGACATGAGTGCTCAGAGCCCTGGGGTACCAATCTCTTGGGGAGTTGGTCCTAGACCCAAAACACGAACACATCCTCTTGGCTCCTTTGCTCCACAAATAGCAGCATACGCATCACCTTCTTGAATTGTTCTGTCCTTCAACTCTGGTTGAGCTTCAACAATGGCTTTAAGCTcatcctacaaaatatga encodes:
- the LOC8064657 gene encoding ubiquitin-conjugating enzyme E2 variant 1C, with protein sequence MTPGSSAAGSGVVVPRNFRLLEELERGEKGIGDGTVSYGMDDADDIYMRSWTGTIIGPHNTVHEGRIYQLKLFCDKDYPEKPPSVRFHSRINLTCVNHETGVVDPKKFSVLGNWQREYTMEYILTHLKKEMASPQNRKLVQPPEGTFF